The DNA region GAAACAGATCTTGCAGGCGGCGAGACAGATTATAACAACGTAATGGATAAATTCAATGTCGACTGGCAAAAATTTGCAAGGCAATTCGTCCTCACAGTTGACGGCATTGAATACTCTCCAAAGGAAATCGGCTACTCCTATTGTCTCGCTGATGATGAAACTTATGTCACAGATAGTGAAACTGTTGAAGCCGGAAAATGCAAAACATGGATGAGTTTCCCTGGCATTGACTATACACGTGCTGAAAATATCACACTTACAGCAGGCGGAGAGACATATATACTTAAATAAGGATAAATATGAAGAACGTGATAAAGGTAATGCCGCACCAACAATGTTATGTCAAGATAAATTAACGTTATATAACCATCGTTCCGGTATGCGATATACTCCGTACAGAGGATCGGCTCAAGTAACAAAATGGGGTCAGGCTTATATTTGCTGCCCTGTATTTGAAAAAAACGGCGATCCACCTCAGGAATGGACGTCAGCCATCGAAGATTTATACCACATTAGTCCATTTTTTACAGGTTGATTAGTGGAATTACCTTTTGATAGCTGACCAAAATAAGTCCGAGAAAAACTAAGTTGGTGAAATATTTCGTAAAGAATCATAAGTCATCCAAATACTGCATTTTTGCAGTATCAGGAGTAACCGCCAACCACCCCCAGCCAATGACAAAGTTAGCAAAGAATGATATAATTACTCTGAAGGCAAATCGAAACCTGAAAGGAGTAAGATATCATGGGAAGAATACGCGAGATAAAAAAGCAGGTGCGTCACAAAGAATGGGCGGCAATGGTACAGGAATGTCAGAGCAGCGGAAAGAAAGTCGAAGAATGGTGCAATGAGAACGGCATCAATATCAGTACCTACTACAAAAGGTTGAATGTGATCAGAACCGAGCTTATCGAAGAAAGCGAAAATCAGAGTATCGTTCCGGTAAGTGTTTCCGCTGCTGTTTCGGATGCGAGCAATTCGGTTATCGCGAATGCAGTGAAGAAATGCAGTTGTGAGGATAAGATAATGATGCGCAAGAACGGCATCGAGATCGAGCTGCCTCAGAATATATCCGGAGATATTGTGCTCGCATTGCTTCGGGGACTGAGCCAATGCTGAAAGAACTGTCAGCTGCCAATATCTACATCGTGTGCGGGCATACGGATATGAGAAAATCTATTGATGGCCTTGCTGCTATCGTACAGCGGAAGTTTGATCTCGACTTATTCTCGGATAGCCTGTTCCTGTTCTGCGGAAGGCGCAGGGATCGACTGAAAGCACTATTGTGGGAGGGTTTATCCGCAGGTTTTTGTTATCCGAACATTTATTAGAGATAAGGCGTGTTCCTGCTGTTTAAGATAAATTCCGAAAAAAAATGTTCGGATAACAATATTTGGGTGTATCATTATCTCAGGAGGTGATACACAATGAACGAATATCGCAAAAATGTTACTATTGTTTTAAACTTTCTGAAAGAAAGGGGGTATGCGCAATCCACAGTTAAAAATCATGAACGGTTTTACACTCTGCTGGCTGACGATCTTGCGGCTAAGGATATAACCTATTCACCAGAATACGGAAAAGCTCTGTTATCCACATTACCGGTGCCTGCATGGCTCCCTAAAAGCCGTATAGAAAATGCGGCTTGCATTTCAAAACTTGATGATGCATATATCCACGGATGCATCATCAATGCCCAGGCATCACCCAGGAAGAGTTACTCCAAGCTATCGCTTAACAGCAACTTTGAAAACCACATCACAAGATTCCTGCGTTCTCGCGAAAATGTTTTTACAGAATCGCAAATAGCAAATGTCAAACGAAGGTGCTCATTGTTCTTGAAGTGTATGCAATCCAAGGGAAGGATGGATCCATCTGAGATAACCTACGGTGACATAGATTCATACCATGAGGAGCTTGCGCACTTGAAAAGGATTTCCCGAGTTATTGAAGAGTCAACTTTGCACCAGTTCCTGCAATTCCTGGCCGAATCGGGAAAGGTTCCTTACGGTCTATATCTGAGAATATATGCATTGGAGACGGAATGTTCCGTCAACCTGGACGATTTTCCACCTGATGAACAATCCAGGCTTATAAAGAATAGCTCTGAGGGACAAGTCCGGTTGTCGCCTGAAAGGTTTTTGTCTGAGGGCCTGGAACTTATCAGACTCCATCAAGAGGCAGGCTATGTCCAGAAATATACAGAAGCATCTAAAAGGGCAATTCTTCAGCTATACCTGTTCCTTGATTACCACAATCTGTGGTATGACCCAGACATGGCAGACATTTGGCTTCATTCGGACTGCGTAAAAAAACGTCTGTTCAAAGGCTGTTCGTGGAATACAGCGCGGCACATACTGTTCATGTTTTCCGATTATGTTACATCCGGGTCAGTCCATTTCGAGAAGAAGTTGCCGAGGGGAATCAACGGCATAAATAACATTCCAGAATGGTGCTTGACACCACTGCTTGACTTTGCCGAGAGCCGCCGCAAGATGAAACTGGATGAGAACACCGTTAAAAACGATATTTACTCCATACTCAGATTTTGCCGGTTTATAATCGGTGAGGGCCTGTCATCGTATGGCGATGTTAACGGAAGTCATCTTGCTGATTTCAACCTTGCAGACCACCATGGAACCCCAGAGGGCAAAAATGCATGCAACAACCGGGTGAAGCGGTTCCTTAAGTACCTGTATCGTAAAGGTCTCAACGCAAACCCATCGCTGTATATGGCTCTTGGCTGCTCGGCGGCACCAGTGGAGACCGTTGTGGTAGTACTCACTTCCAGTGAGATCGAGGAGATCAAAACTTTTGTTGGCAATGCATATACGGATCTTGAGATCCGCGACAGTGCAGTCATAATGCTCGGACTTGAAATGGGAATGCGCAGCAGCGATATTGCAAACCTGAAGCTGGAGAACATTGATTGGGAAAACCGTTCCATTCTGTACAGGCAGAACAAGACAGATGCTGATGTATGGGTACCGATGCCAGTGGCGGTAGGCAATGCCATCTTCAGATACCTGAAGATGGCACGTCCAAGAATGGCGGTATGCAGAAATGTATTCGTTGATTTCAAGGCTCCGTTTAGCGGCATGAGCCGAAACATATGCTACAGTGCGTTAAAGCGAGCTTTGCCTGACCGCGATGTAAGGGGATCAGGTTTTCACGTCACCCGAAAAACATTTTCGACAAACAGGCTTAGAAACGGAGTTCGTCCCGAAAGCATAGCAGATGTAATCGGGCACAGGGACACGGAAAGCCTGAAGCATTACCTTTCCCTTGACGATGAACGCATGGCGGCATGTCCGCTCTCCCTTGCGGATCTTCGCCTTGAAATGGAAGGGAGCGATGCGTTATGATGAATATCGCTTTCAAGAGCGTCCTGGCCCCATACATACAAGGGTTACTGGATCAAAAAAGGTCACTTGGCTTCAAGTATGACAACGAGGCATATATACTCGCACGCTTTGACAAGTATTGGCTGGAGACCAATGGGGATTCGGATGACGTGACAATGGAATCTCTTGAAGGATGGACGCGACTGCTTCCGACAGAGGGAAAGTCATCCCAGGCTGGGCGGATATCTGTGATACGGCAGCTGACTCTGTACATGAATGGCCTCGGCAAGATTTCATATGTTCCTATAGATGTTATACGTTACAGCCGCCCTGTTGTCCACGTTCTGTCACCAGAAGAGGTTGCTGATCTCTTCCGTGTGATTGACGGGTATGTTCCCAAAAAGCAATCCACGGAAGTGACAAGGATGGCGTATGGTTACAGGGTGATTTTTCGACTGATTCTTGCAACGGGTCTGCGCAGAAGCGAGGCGGTGTGCCTCCGGCTTGATGACATCAACTGGAAGAACGGTTCCATTACCATTTATAATGCAAAGGGTCATAAGGACAGGGTGGTTTTCATGTCTGGGGATCTTACGAAAGTCATGAGAAAATACACCAGTGACAATCTACGCCTAATGGACACTGAGTGGGTTTTTCCCGTCCTTTGATCCCGCCAGGCATTTTTCCGGTGGTGCACTTTCCATACGCTTTAGGCAATTTTGGAAAGAAACCGTATATGCGCCGAGTTGCGCAAAGCCCCCGACAATCCACTCACTGCGTCACACTTATGTTGTTATGCGCATGAATGCATGGATATCCGAGGGAATCGACCTGAATGTCATGCTGCCTTACCTCAGCAGAGCGTTGGGACACAAATCGTCCAATGAGACCTTCTATTATTACCACCAGGTCAAAGAGACGTTCCGTATTATACGGGAAAAAGACAGCCTCGCGTATGAGATTTTTTCCGGAGGTGAGGGTCAGATGAATAATACGGTTAAAAAGAAGCTCTTCTTTTCCATGACGTTGGACTTCCTTGAAACCTATATACCCCAGGACAGTCCAAGCCTGAAAACGGTAAAAACATATAGGGACGGACTTAGCATTTTCAGGAGGTATGTCTCGGACGAAAAAGGGATATCCATGAAACGATTCCTTTTTGAGGATTGCACTTTTGACTTTCTCCTTGACTACCGGAACTGGTTGCTCGACTACAAGAAACACACCAGAAGCACAGTCAACAACAGGCTTGCGGCAATAAAGTCATA from Ruminococcus albus AD2013 includes:
- the tnpA gene encoding IS66 family insertion sequence element accessory protein TnpA — its product is MGRIREIKKQVRHKEWAAMVQECQSSGKKVEEWCNENGINISTYYKRLNVIRTELIEESENQSIVPVSVSAAVSDASNSVIANAVKKCSCEDKIMMRKNGIEIELPQNISGDIVLALLRGLSQC
- the tnpB gene encoding IS66 family insertion sequence element accessory protein TnpB (TnpB, as the term is used for proteins encoded by IS66 family insertion elements, is considered an accessory protein, since TnpC, encoded by a neighboring gene, is a DDE family transposase.), with amino-acid sequence MLKELSAANIYIVCGHTDMRKSIDGLAAIVQRKFDLDLFSDSLFLFCGRRRDRLKALLWEGLSAGFCYPNIY
- a CDS encoding tyrosine-type recombinase/integrase; protein product: MNEYRKNVTIVLNFLKERGYAQSTVKNHERFYTLLADDLAAKDITYSPEYGKALLSTLPVPAWLPKSRIENAACISKLDDAYIHGCIINAQASPRKSYSKLSLNSNFENHITRFLRSRENVFTESQIANVKRRCSLFLKCMQSKGRMDPSEITYGDIDSYHEELAHLKRISRVIEESTLHQFLQFLAESGKVPYGLYLRIYALETECSVNLDDFPPDEQSRLIKNSSEGQVRLSPERFLSEGLELIRLHQEAGYVQKYTEASKRAILQLYLFLDYHNLWYDPDMADIWLHSDCVKKRLFKGCSWNTARHILFMFSDYVTSGSVHFEKKLPRGINGINNIPEWCLTPLLDFAESRRKMKLDENTVKNDIYSILRFCRFIIGEGLSSYGDVNGSHLADFNLADHHGTPEGKNACNNRVKRFLKYLYRKGLNANPSLYMALGCSAAPVETVVVVLTSSEIEEIKTFVGNAYTDLEIRDSAVIMLGLEMGMRSSDIANLKLENIDWENRSILYRQNKTDADVWVPMPVAVGNAIFRYLKMARPRMAVCRNVFVDFKAPFSGMSRNICYSALKRALPDRDVRGSGFHVTRKTFSTNRLRNGVRPESIADVIGHRDTESLKHYLSLDDERMAACPLSLADLRLEMEGSDAL
- a CDS encoding tyrosine-type recombinase/integrase, which codes for MMNIAFKSVLAPYIQGLLDQKRSLGFKYDNEAYILARFDKYWLETNGDSDDVTMESLEGWTRLLPTEGKSSQAGRISVIRQLTLYMNGLGKISYVPIDVIRYSRPVVHVLSPEEVADLFRVIDGYVPKKQSTEVTRMAYGYRVIFRLILATGLRRSEAVCLRLDDINWKNGSITIYNAKGHKDRVVFMSGDLTKVMRKYTSDNLRLMDTEWVFPVL